The DNA sequence TAGCTCAGTCGACCCGTTCTACGGTCGTGCCTCAAGTGCTTTACCAGAAAGCCTGGAAACTCATTAAAGACTCCTATTACGACCAGAAATTCGGCGAAAAGAACAACAAAGACGGCGCTCAGGACTGGAACCGCTGGGAGCACCACTATGACGGCAAGCTGAAAACGTCAGACGATGCGCACAAGGCCATCGAAACAATGCTCGCCAGCCTTGGGGACCCATACACCCGGTTTCTCGACCGCGACGCCTTCGACGACGAGAAGTCGCAAATCGACGCCCACCTCTTCGGTGTCGGTATGCAGCTGGGCATGAACAAAGAGCACAAGGTTGTAGTAATCGCGCCTATCGAGGACACACCTGCCTTCAGAGCCGGGGTGCAACCGGGTGACGAAATTACCGAAGTCGACAAAAAGCCTGTTAAAGGTCAATCGCTCGACACCGTCGTTAAGCAGATACGTGGACCGATCAAGACAAAGGTCAACATTACGTTGATGCGCAAGGCTGAGAAGAAGTCTGTAATTCTCGAACGAGCAGAAATTCCAATTCGTGCTGTCGCAACCAGTGAGTTGCTGCCTGGAAACATCGGCTATATCAGATTGGACAGCTTCATATCATCCAAGGCAAACGCCGAGATGAAGTCCGCATTGAAGAAACTGTCGGGAGCAGACGGCATTATTCTCGACCTGAGAAACAATCCGGGCGGACTTCTCGCCAACGCCATCGAAATTGCCAACATGTTCCTCGACAAGGGCATCATCGTTAGCACTATCGATGCTGATGGCTACAAGACTTCGCAGATGTCTTCCAGCAGCCCGATTACGCACCAGCCAATGATCGTCTTGATCAATGGTGGCAGCGCCAGTGCCAGTGAAATTCTCAGTGGTGCATTGCGCGACAACGGACGAGCCAAGCTCGTTGGTCAAAAATCATTCGGAAAGGGTCTGGTTCAAGCGATCAACAAACTCGAAGATGGCTCAGGCATCAACGTGACGATTGCTCGATACCTGACTCCAAACGACACTGATATCCACAAGCAAGGTATCACTCCGGACTATCTGGTAAAACTTGAAGACAAGGACTACACCACAGGTAGAGGTCCATGGTGGATCGACTTGAGTTACTCCAACTTCAAGAAAGCACCTACTGATAATAAGGACATTCAGTTGAACAAGGCAGTCGAAGTAATAAAAGACACGATTGCTAAAACTTCAGGGAAACAGACAGCCCAGGCTGGCGAAACCGCGAAGAACTGAAGACCGCACAAGCAAACAGGAAGCGATGAGGGGTGGCGAAAGCCACCCTTCGTTTATTGCATTGTCAGAACGATCGACTTCAGCCTTGCGATGTCAGAACGGCTGTCTGTTCCAATCAAATGAAGCAAGTGATAGTGAATATTCGGCAGGGAAGGAATTGGTCGTGTCACCAGTGTTCGTGGAATAGTGCATGACGAATGAACCACAGCCAGCCCAAGTTTCAATTGCACAAATCGAAGCATGAGCTCCCAGCCCTGTGCTTCAACAGCCACTTCCCATTCCACTCCAGCCGATTGCAGCGCCATCGAAAGCATCTGGCGATGAGGACGATTTGATGGCGGCACAATAAGCTTTTCGCCAGACAGATCAGCGAGTTTAATCGATTTTTTCTTAGCCAGGTAATGATCGCGAGGCATCACCAGAACCTGAGTAACCTTCTTGAGAGGCACAGCAGTGAAGCCATGCGGTGTGGTTTCTAACGGTGCAACGCCCAGATCTGCTCGACCTGAGCCGATCGCTTCGATTATTCCCTCCCGGTCTGCCGTCAACAGTTTGAGCCGGTCCCGTCCTCTACGCGTGAATTCTTGAATCGCATCAGCTAGCAAGTATTGATAGGTCCCCTCCCCGGCAGCAAGAACAATAGGTCGCATCACTTTCTCGCCGCTCAATTCCTGCATGAAGACATCCAGGCGGTCCTCGATTTCTCGACCGAAGCGGGCCACCTTTTTGCCATGCTCGGTCAGTTCGAGACCTCGACCGGAACGAATGTAGAGAGGTACACCCAATGTTTCACCCAGCTCACTTATTTTGACGTGCAGGGCCGGCTGTGAGATGTGCAGCGCTTCCGCAGCATGCGTGAAATTCAATTTGTCGGCGAAGACGGCAAACGAACGCAAGGAGTCCAGAGTTGGTGTTTTAGTCATAACCTGAAAATATAGCTTATCTAAATCAAATAGTTCCGTCTTATAGCTTTGTGCCCTATTGTGAGATCAACAAATCAATTTAAAACACAGTCAGGAAGCTGGCTAAGGAGGAACTATGGTTAACCGCAAATTCGGAGTGGATATAGGAGGTGTCCTGATTGGTCGAGAAAACGATGGAACTGATACATCGTTTTTCGGGCCGAACTATTTGCTCACAACTCAAGTGCCGCAAGCTTTCGAATCGATCAAGAAACTGAGAGAGGCTGACTTTGATGTCTATCTGGTGTCAAAATGTGGTGCCTCGACGGAGAAGAAAACTCTGGATTGGCTCGAACATCACAATTTCTACGACCTGACTAATGTCGATAGAAATCGCGTTCGGTTTTGCCGTCAGAGAGCAGAAAAAGCTGGTATATGCGATGAGATAGGGGTGACCCACTTCATCGACGACCGATTGGAAGTGCTTTCATACCTGGTTAATGTTGAGCATCTTTTCCTGATCAATGCTGATGCGAAAGAGGTGCGCCGGTATCAACATTTCCTGCCTAAAGTGAATATGGTAAGAACATGGCCGGAGGTCCTAGATCTCGCGCTTGCCGCTCTCGTAAGTTGATCGGTGCAAGAAATCAGAGCGGCAAATGAACCATCAGCTCTCTGGAAATTCTATGTACTGAACCGGTACATGGTCTGTGAGCCAGACACTGTTGTCGCTCAGGAAAAACTGATAGCCGTCAGCAGCCATCTGACGGCTATTCACATTGAGAACTAACGGTTTTCCATAGCGCTTCCCTACTTCGATAGCCGTCTCTATTCGAGCGGACAGATGCACGTGGTGTCTCTTCTGCTTTTGCAATCCGAGTTGCTTGATGGAATCCACAAAACGGGTGGCTGTGCCGTGGTAGAGAAGATCAGGGGGCTGCGCTGGTTTAAGATTTAGATCGATATCAGTAGAGTGCCCCTGGGCTGCACGAATCTTTGAGCGATCGTCGTTGAACTGAAATCTCTTTTTGTCATTGTTCTTGACGATTGAGTTGAGCCGGCTGAAGTCGAGGGGACAACCTTTTCGCGAAACGGCTTGAAGCAGCTCGTCTACCTGAGCCCAGCCATGTGCGTCCAGGTGAAGTCCGATTTCTTCTGGTTTGTGGCGCAGAACGAGCGCAAGAAACTTACTGACTCGAATGTCATCCCAGGTCATGATGGTGCTTCACAATCAACTGCCTGAAATCCACTCGTGAAGAGACTAGAGAAGTTTACCCACCGGATAAAGACCGAGCAGTCTCACATCATACTGAAACTCTTTTCGGTAGGCATAAATAAGCTTATGCTGCTCCTCATTGGCGACTTCGATATCTACGAAAAATCGATAATGCCACGGCAGTTCTGGAATCGGCCGAGACTTGCAGGTCGTCAAATTAACACCGCAACGGGCGAAATTTGTCAGCACTGCCGCGAGCGAACCCGGTTCGTTCGGCAAGGCCAGGGCTACTGAAACTTTGTAAGGCGTCGGCACATGTTTGGCGGCGTATTCAGCTTGTGTGATCAAGCCAAAACGCGTGGCATTATGGGCATAGTCTTCAATATTTGGAAGCACGACAGCCAGTCCATTAGCTTCACACGCCTTGCCGCTGGCAATAGCCGCGATCTTAGGATCTTGACGCTCTTTCACAAGTTTCGCAGATGCGCTTGTATCCCAGTGGGGAACAGGGCGCATGTTTGGATAACGTTGAAAAAGCTTACGGCATTGATCGAGCGCTGCCGGATGCGAATATACTTCTCGTATATCTTCTAATACCGCATTTGGTATTGAAATCAAATTGTGTTGAACAGGCACAAAAACTTCGGCTGTAATCACTGCTGAACGAGACCAGAGCAAATCATAGTTGGCATCAATTGAGCCCATGGAAGTGTTTTCCAGGGGAATTGCTCCATAGAAATCTTTGCTTGTATGAATTGTTTCGAAAACTTCGTCGAAGCTTCTGCATGCGACAAGAGTAGTTTCACTTTCGCCAAACAACTCCTGAGCAAAATGTTGAGCGGCGCGATGACTGAACGATCCTACGTTTCCCTGAAACGCTACACCGCGCTTAGCTTTTGCCAGAGTCGATTTGTAGTCCGACGGTTGTGCGACAGTGCCATATTGGGCGGTGCCGTACTGAACTGCGGGAGCCGGAAGTGGTTGTTGAGTCATTGTTCTTTTACTAAAGTGTAGCCGTGGTGAATATATAGATATCTCTACTTCAAGAGAATTATACGTTGACTACTACACGATCCGGTTGCCAAGAATCACATCACTTGGCTAGAGTAATTTCACTTTTCCGTAATGATTGACCAAATGGCGCTTCAGACGGAAAAAAAGTAAGTTGACAGTAGACTATTGGGTGTTTTTAAACAAAGGTACAAGTCATTTTGTTGGAATCGCTGATTGTCGAAGTGTTTCAACGACAGCTCAGCTTCTCTCGGTAGTTGGAATCCTTTGTCATATCTCCACATCAGCGGCAATGCCGTCCCAGTCAATCTCTTGCAGTTTCTTCAAAACAGTCTCGTCGATCGGGAAACAGTATTCTCCTTGAAACCAGACCACAGTTGCGTACGACAGGTCCTTTGTTTTACTCCTGGCCGGGAAGACGGATTTGAAACTGGCGATGCAGGAGACCAGAGGCAACCATTCTGCAGGCCGGGATGGACATGAGTCATTCATGTCGCCAGGCCGGCGAAGAAAGTCTCGCCTTTCGGGGGCTATCAAATAGGGGCTGCCACCATGAAAACAGTGCTGTCGAGCAGCTCTGGCAAGTGTCTCCTCGATGATTTGATCGTTCCATTCTGTGGATGGCACGCCTTCCAGCCAGCCCGAGTAAGTCATGGACTGATGAATACTGGTTAAGGTGATCGCCATGCCCGACGCTATCTGCAGCCGACAGTGCAGATGATAAGAAGCATCGTAGTTGAGATTAGTGGCTTTCTCATTTTGAGGCTGTGGATTGTCGGACACTGGAGTCGGTCTCATGCTCTGATCCCCAGTATAGAGGTGTTTTTAAACAAAGGTACAAAAGCTCTCATAAGATTTCGAGGCGGCTGTGAGGTAACCACGAACTGCGCCACGGCTCGATAGCAACATGGCGGCATTTCAACGTGCACGGAGAATTTGATTTCTCGGGCGAGCGAATGGTCGATTCGATTGGATTGGCGACTCCTTGCACCACTTGGCAAGCCGATTAGCAATCCATGCCCTGGATAGCGCGGCCATGATGCTTAAGTTGAGTGGTACTGGATATGGTGGTAGCCTGCTCCATTAACCAATCGGGTGCTCTTCTGCCCGTCAGTAACAGAACAGTGGGGTCGGTTCGATATTCAATCGCCGCTTTGAAATCATCCCAACTTACGAGACCTACCCGCGCTACGTCTAAGACTTCGTCACCGATAACGATGTCGTCCTTTCGCTTCAGGGCCTCACTGATGTAATTGAGCCCCTCCAACGCCGCTTCCCTGTCCTCTGGAAGAATGCCGTTTGGTGAGCTATACAGCCTGAAACTACCCTTAGGGCCGGTTCCGATGCGATTCACACCGGTGTAGTGAACCGTCAGCTTGCCGAAGCCATCCTCTTTCACGTTGGAAAGGATCTTTAGAGCCTTACCTTCGCTCGAATTGCCTTCCAGTTTGTCAAAGAAGACAAGTGAGACGTTTTTGCCGGTACTCAGAGCCCTCAACAACACTCCGAAGGTCGCAGTAGACTTGCCATTACCCGTTCCCAGGTACAAACGAATGCGCTCTTGCACCGGTTTATTTTCCTCGGTGCCAGCCGCAGCCGACTGTTCTTGCGTTGTCATATCGAGTCCGCCATGAGGGAGCCAACTTCAGGCTCTATCATAAACCGTCAGGACGCGATACGTATCACCTGAGTCGGGTGTCCATGCTCATCAACGCAGACAAATGTCATATCGGCCGATGTGACTGCGATACGCTCTTGACCGCGCTGTACTTCCACGTCGACATGCACGGAAATCGATGTGTTTCCGATTCTCGTAGTGTGTGTATAGAAGCTCACAACCTCACCAACAAGCACTGGAGCCTTGAAGACGACCTCCTTGATGGCAACCGTGACAATGCGCTGTCTTGTGCTCTTCTGGACCTCGGCGGCGCCGGCAAGGTCGATATAGCTCAGGATAATTCCACCAAAAATCGTACCGTGTTTATTAGTGTCGCGAGGCAGCAAAACCACGCGAATTGCAGGATCGCGCTGCAAACTTTCACTCACCTTGAACCCTCCAGGATGTCCGATGCTAATCTGGCATCTTGACTATACAAAGGTCCACCCTTGTTAAGAGAGTTGCAAGACTGAAAAATCTACAGGCGATGCCTAATGCTGCACCAAATGCCTCAAGGCTTCATCTCTGATACATCCAGGTAATCTATGTAACCGGCGCCGTCGCTATTCATGCCACCATTGCCGGTGTAGGTCTTTTTCGTCCATTTTGGACTGACTTCGAGACTGGCTCGCAGGTGCAGCTCTTTATCGGTAGGGAACACTGCTTTCTTTGCGAATGCTTCTTTGCCGTCGACATACTCGACCACGTCACCATTATGGCTGATTGCCACAGTATAAGTGTGGTACTTGCCGTCCTGAAGATCCATGTGAGCGCTACCGCCAAAGTGATCTACGGACTTGCCGCTGGCGTCCTTCTCAGGATAGTGAACTGTTATACCTGCACCACCGCCCTCAGCGGCATCGTATTCAATGGTGTCTTTTCTCTTCTGTCCTTTAGCTGGGTCAGCAGCCCAATCTTTCGTCATAATCCACAGCGCATCGAATTTGGTGCCGGCATTTTTCGGATGCATTGCACGTGTTTCGATGACCAGCCCGTTTGGATAATCTTTCAGATTGAAGGTCAAGCCTTTCTCGTGGTCAGCCTTGTCTTTACCTGTGTTAAATGAGCCCTTCGTGTAGTCGACATATTCCTTCGCTACGGGATCATAAGTCTTCTGTTTCTGAGCGAAAAGCTGCAAATGTCCTTCACCGTCCATGACTGAATTGTTATCACTGATGATTGCGTTCTCGTGAATGCTTTCGCCTCTCTGGCGTGTCAATCCGGTAGGACCTATGTGCTGGGTGTCAAAAACATCGCCGTCTGGATGCTCACCCTTACTGCCGTTGAAGTCTGTGCGATAAACTGTGCGACCTCGCTTAACTGGAGTGTCGGCATATTTCGGCGCATTGTCGGATTCGTGTTGACCGTCTGATCCGGATTTAGTACCACTATCCGCTCCGGACTTCGTGCCACTGTCTGATCCAGACTTCGTGCCACTATCCGATCCGGACTTCGTGCCACTCTCTGTTCCGGACTTCGTACCACTGTCCGATCCGGATTTGGTGCCGTTATCCGATCCGGATTTGGTTCCGCTGTCCGAACCAGACTTTGCATCACCGCCTCGTGATTCGTGACGGTCATGATCGCAATGGTGCGATCCGTGTCCATCCCAAATGTTTCCGACATTCAAACCATCACCATTTCCAGAGCCTGATTGGTTAGCCCACTCTGCGACGCTCCGATTTATCATGGCTTGCCCTAGCTGCATGACAGCCATTTGTGTCATCATCCTCATCTGCAACTTCATATCTATGTCGATTTGCCCCGCTACGGAGTGATCTTTGGAAGAGTCATAAAATTCAAGATGACATCCAAACTCTATAGGAAGAGCTGCGCCAGAATTGTTTGCAGTTCGAGAATCGGCTGGATTAGTCATGTCGACATTCCAACACTCTGACCTGGCAAAGATTTCAGTACTAAAGGCGCGAAAGCTTTCCGAATTATCCTGCATGCGAAATACAGCCATGGGGAAACTCCTTGGTCTTGAATGTTAGTAAAGGCTTGTGATTAGAGATTACAAATGCGGTGTGAGCAAGTGGTGACCACAAGCCAAAGATTCATTTGTGCGATGCGCAAGCGCGCGGTTCAGGCGCCGCGGTTCAACATCAACTGATTGAGCGCATTCTCAATATCCAATCGCACTTCTGTGGCGCTGTCATATCGCTCATCAGGATTTTTCTGCAGCAACTTATGCACAATCAATCCAAAAGGCGAGTCGTCTGTAACGTCATCGCGATGCTCCGTCAAACTCGGAACGTCTGATAGCAAGTGCTTCATCAACACTGCTTCGGCAGTTTCAGCTGTGAACGGCACGGTGCCGGCAATCATTTCATAGAGAATAATTCCGAGCGAATACAAATCGGTGCGAGCATCAATCGGCTGATCGCGCAGTTGCTCCGGTGAAATGTATTCAGGCGTACCGACCATTCTGCCGGTCTTGGTAAGCCGTTTAGCTTCCCCGGCAGCGAAATGGGAGATGCCGAAATCGACTATTTTCACCCAGTCAGGACGATCGGATTTTTCCTGTAAGAGAATGTTGTCCGGCTTCAAGTCACGGTGAATAACATTCTGAGAATGAGCTTCCTGCAGTCCTCGACAGATCTGAACGGCAATATTCGCCACCGTGGCTAGTGGCAAATCACCAGAACGAGCAATACGATCTGCCAGCGCTTCGCCCTTGATATATTCCATAACAATGTAAGGTTCATTGCCGTTAAGAAAGCCGACATCGTAGATCGACACTATGTTCGGATGATTCAACTTCGCTGTGATTTTGTACTCTCGTTCAAATCGCTCAAGGGAGTTTTTGCTGGAGAGCAGCCAACCCTGCATAACTTTGATTACTACCGGTCGCTCCATCTGCTTGTGAAAGCACTTATAGACGACGGCCATGCCGCCTTCGCCAAGAACGGATTCGACCTGGTATTTATAGTCGATAGTTTTTCCAACCAGATTCGTTTGCAAGCTCAAGTCAGGACGGTTGGCGGCGATAGCCACTTCCTCCCAGTGACGGCTGTCGCCTGAATTCGTAGAAGTCATAGTGACGGTCGCCAGACGCGCCGCGTCGACAGGGCAGAACATCGCCTGCAACGGATACGTCTTCTTGCAGGCTGGACAATATTTAGGCAGTTGAGAGCCACCAGGCAGGTCAGTGGTGCCGATATTTGGATTCAGGCGAGTGCCGTCGTAGCCACAAAATTTGGCGCCGGCAGGCAACTTACGCCCGCACTCGGTACATATCGTCATTCTGGTTGCGTCTTGGACCATGGGGTCTATAGTACCGAATCTTTTGGGGAATTGAAGAGTCTTGTAACAGACGACGCCGCTACTGGGCAGCCGGCGGGTTAGCGCCTGGTTCGTCTGTTGCCTTGGATTCCGGGTTTCCTGGTGCTATCTCTGTAGCGGGACGTTCTGTGTGAGTAACAGGTGCCGCAGTGGTTGTATTCGATGCTTCGGGTTTGGGGACCTCTTCAGGTTGCGCATTTGGGTCGCGCTGAAGCTCAACGAGTTTATCGTCACCGTAGCCTATAACGGTCGGGCGCTCGTCCTCCACCGTCACTTGCTGAAAAGCTGTACGCAAGCCATTCCCTGTGATCTTCATGTTGTAGTCACCAGCCTCGAGATTGATAAAACGCACCGCACCATTAGCGTCAGTTTCAGCCATGGTAAATGCCTTTGCATCGGAAGGCTGGTAAACAGTGACTTGAGCGAAGGGATGCTTGGTATATACAGTCAGGCTCTTTTTGGGCCACGCCCCAGAAAGATAAGTTCGTTTGACATAGTCTTGAGCCGGCCCAGTTAAAGCTACGAGTCCAAGAATTGCGCCGGCAGCAAAACCAAAAGGCAGGTAATTGACGGCCTTTTTTGTCGGACTCTTCTGAACGGCGTCTTTGAACTTCAGGGCCGCATTGGTGACTTTCGCTGGTTTCCCTGGCTGACCATTGTCTGCCAGTTCCATTTCCCAACTAAACTTATCCGCTCTGCGACCAGGTGTTTCTTCCAGCACCATTGGAGAAGCGCAGAAGATGCAGAATCGCATGTTCAGGTCATCTTGCTTACCACACGCGGGACATTTTCCACCAGTCTCTTTTTTGCTGGTGCGTACTTTGTCAGCAGAAGCGGTGAGACCTGAACCGCAATGGATGCAAAACAACATCCCCGGATCGTTTATCTCATTACAATTCTGGCAAGTCAGGAGTTTGCGTTCTTCAGTCGTCATTCAGCGATTGTACCAGCCATGAGCTGAGCTAGATCAGACCTGTCGCCTGCTCAGCCAGCTCGGCGGCTTCGAGCAGTTGAAGCGCTTCATTGATCGACTCTACACCAGAATCAGCAGAGCTGTGAGTAGCGTAAGCCGGTTGCAGGGCAAGCTGATTGAAAGCCATACCGATCTCGTCGGCTGTCGCCGCGACGAAGCCTTCGGCTCGACTGCGCTGGGTCTTGATTTTCGCTGCGATATCGACAGCCACTTTATTACTGACGATGCTTTTGACTGAGTCAACAGCTGATTGACCAGAGAAAACATGATCGACAATCTCTGCAACCTTAGCCAGTGGCAGTCCAGCAAACTTTTTTGAAAGTTGCTCCACAGTCAATTTATTGAGCATATGCTTGCGAAATTGCGGCGATTCGGGCTGCCCGCCGAAGATTTCCCCGGTCTTCCTGACCACTGAGCGAACTTCTTTAGGCGAAAGACCACTGAATCTCGGTGAAACTGTTTCGACTACATTCTCAACCCGACCGTTCCAAACTGAGGCGTCACTGATGACACGCTCTGTCTTTCTTGCACGCTCCTGTACTTCTTCAAAGCGAGCACGCACGGCCGGCTCATTGATGATGGCAATAATAATCTGCCGTTGACGCGCAGCGATGATGTTATCGCGGTTGTCGATGAACCCGGCAAGCTCGATTTCGTTGGGCAAAGTCTTAACAGTACCAGGCATAGAGGCTGCAGGCTTATTGCAGATTTCGCTCAAGGAGCGACCCAGATCAAAATCGGCACCGGGCTCGAATTTCAACGACACCTTACTATCTTTGCTCTGTTGTTCTGCAGCCGACCAGCTTGCAGAAGCGATCGTACCTACCACCGCACCGCCCTCAGTACCATCGAGAGAAACGACGAGGCTGCCATTAATAAGATATGGAGTACCTATCAGAGCCCTGCTGATCTCGACGAATCCTGCATCGTTAAGCACGCGGATGTCGATGTGTCGATCGTTGACGACGATGTCATTAGCCCCGACAAACTTGGCCATTCCTGCGATTTCACTAAAACTCTCAGAAGTGTTTATAACCAGATCCAGTTCCGGATCCAGTTCAATAATTGACTCTTCGACAATCGAGCGAGCCAGCTCACAACTGATGTCGACGCCTGCCTGCTTAGCCTTAAGCTGGGCCAGTCTTGTCACTTCAGGGCTGATTGTATTGGGCATTACCGTTCCCCTCGGGTTGATTTATTTGTCGACTTCCGTTTCCACAAATTGGTCTACGGAAGATTGCCAAAAATTAGTGGGTGTTTAAACCTAAACAAAACTTTTGCCTTAGAAGCGCCCACGACTGGGCATCACAACACAAAAAATCTTCCAGCTCAGCCCAGGTAGTAAAGGGGCGTCCACGCAGAAGTTTCTGAGCTACAGCAGACGGCACGCCGAACTTCTCAATTTCTTCGATGGCGGCCTTGTTCAGATCCGTCCGGGCGCTACCAGGACCAACCGTGCGCAGCACAGCGCCACGCTTTGTGAAACGCTCAAGCAACGTTTTATCGACCAATCTCTTCTCTAAAAGCTCGGAGAGATGCTCGAATGGGCGAGCTGAAACCAGTTTCTGAGCAACTTCTTTATCTGCACCGACTATGTCGATGATATCTCTGGTAGTGGCTGAATTCAGGTCTACTGGAACAAAAGCAGCCACAGCTCCGCGTTTCTGCAACTCTGCGAGCTTGCCTGGTTTGACTATAGCGTTTTCCACCAATTGTTGAAGCGCAATATACTGGCGCGCAGCAATCAGTCGGTCTACCTCACTTTCGGTAAACCCTAGCTGGTGTCCGAGTTCCCGCCGTGATGCGGAATTGATGTTGATTTCCGATTGCCAGCATTCCGCAACTGAGGGCAGTTTTTCGCGCACCACATTGCGAATCATGTCCAATCCCTTATCGAGAAGAACCTGACAGCGAGCTATCTTTCGTGCCTGAGTCTCACCGGGAAGCTTTAATTTCTCGCAGCATTCTCTCATCGTCATTTCCACGCCAACTGTAGAATGCTCTGTCAGTCCTAAACCGAACATGCAGTCAACTACAATAAGAGGCTCTTGTTGATAATTCTTGTTGCCCAGAAGTGACTCCAGCTGCTGTCTGAGCTGATTCAACTGAGAGACCTGTTCACCTGAAAGTATCCTGTTTTCCGGCGCATATCGAGCATCATCAGCCGTGTTCTGGCGGGGGTCGTCCTGCTCTGGGTCGAGATTCATATCCTGCAGAGTGTTATGCTCCCACTCCCATTCGTCTCGGATGTGGTCG is a window from the Candidatus Melainabacteria bacterium genome containing:
- a CDS encoding S41 family peptidase gives rise to the protein MLERKRVARIGIPLLSCMLFFGLQSLMVKGEKSPNQPQVMNLDGVVLAQSTRSTVVPQVLYQKAWKLIKDSYYDQKFGEKNNKDGAQDWNRWEHHYDGKLKTSDDAHKAIETMLASLGDPYTRFLDRDAFDDEKSQIDAHLFGVGMQLGMNKEHKVVVIAPIEDTPAFRAGVQPGDEITEVDKKPVKGQSLDTVVKQIRGPIKTKVNITLMRKAEKKSVILERAEIPIRAVATSELLPGNIGYIRLDSFISSKANAEMKSALKKLSGADGIILDLRNNPGGLLANAIEIANMFLDKGIIVSTIDADGYKTSQMSSSSPITHQPMIVLINGGSASASEILSGALRDNGRAKLVGQKSFGKGLVQAINKLEDGSGINVTIARYLTPNDTDIHKQGITPDYLVKLEDKDYTTGRGPWWIDLSYSNFKKAPTDNKDIQLNKAVEVIKDTIAKTSGKQTAQAGETAKN
- a CDS encoding RNA 2'-phosphotransferase, yielding MTWDDIRVSKFLALVLRHKPEEIGLHLDAHGWAQVDELLQAVSRKGCPLDFSRLNSIVKNNDKKRFQFNDDRSKIRAAQGHSTDIDLNLKPAQPPDLLYHGTATRFVDSIKQLGLQKQKRHHVHLSARIETAIEVGKRYGKPLVLNVNSRQMAADGYQFFLSDNSVWLTDHVPVQYIEFPES
- a CDS encoding LysR family transcriptional regulator, producing MTKTPTLDSLRSFAVFADKLNFTHAAEALHISQPALHVKISELGETLGVPLYIRSGRGLELTEHGKKVARFGREIEDRLDVFMQELSGEKVMRPIVLAAGEGTYQYLLADAIQEFTRRGRDRLKLLTADREGIIEAIGSGRADLGVAPLETTPHGFTAVPLKKVTQVLVMPRDHYLAKKKSIKLADLSGEKLIVPPSNRPHRQMLSMALQSAGVEWEVAVEAQGWELMLRFVQLKLGLAVVHSSCTIPRTLVTRPIPSLPNIHYHLLHLIGTDSRSDIARLKSIVLTMQ
- a CDS encoding serine/threonine protein kinase yields the protein MVQDATRMTICTECGRKLPAGAKFCGYDGTRLNPNIGTTDLPGGSQLPKYCPACKKTYPLQAMFCPVDAARLATVTMTSTNSGDSRHWEEVAIAANRPDLSLQTNLVGKTIDYKYQVESVLGEGGMAVVYKCFHKQMERPVVIKVMQGWLLSSKNSLERFEREYKITAKLNHPNIVSIYDVGFLNGNEPYIVMEYIKGEALADRIARSGDLPLATVANIAVQICRGLQEAHSQNVIHRDLKPDNILLQEKSDRPDWVKIVDFGISHFAAGEAKRLTKTGRMVGTPEYISPEQLRDQPIDARTDLYSLGIILYEMIAGTVPFTAETAEAVLMKHLLSDVPSLTEHRDDVTDDSPFGLIVHKLLQKNPDERYDSATEVRLDIENALNQLMLNRGA
- a CDS encoding acyl-CoA thioesterase; amino-acid sequence: MSESLQRDPAIRVVLLPRDTNKHGTIFGGIILSYIDLAGAAEVQKSTRQRIVTVAIKEVVFKAPVLVGEVVSFYTHTTRIGNTSISVHVDVEVQRGQERIAVTSADMTFVCVDEHGHPTQVIRIAS